One window of the Petroclostridium xylanilyticum genome contains the following:
- a CDS encoding TRAP transporter large permease, with protein sequence MISLILFGTLALFLILNVPVGIALGGASLLTIMYSKTIGINYIAQNLVTSVDSFPIMAVPFFILAGELMGAGGISRRLLNTVNVFFGRITGGLAIVTVVVCMFFAAISGSGPATVAAIGGMVVPTMLQKGYDRRFTLALVAAAGSIGVIIPPSIPMVIYSVSTGNSISALFMAGFIPGILIGLGLIGWAFYYSKKMGYKGDETPFTWKRAGRELWDSKWALISPIIVLGGIYGGVFTPTEAAAVSVIYSFIVGVFVYKELTFKDSFRVIREAALTTGTILVVIGCASAFTKILTIARVPMAIAEGMTSLTSNPIIIMLLINIMLLIVGCFMDTLVAIMILAPIFLPVVKAVGIDPIHFGIIMVVNLAIGFITPPLGVNLFVAARVGKTKLDEVVRGIGPFVIVMILLLMLITYIPQISLFLPNLFK encoded by the coding sequence ATGATTAGTTTGATACTTTTTGGAACTTTAGCATTGTTTTTAATACTCAATGTTCCTGTAGGAATTGCCCTCGGTGGAGCTTCTTTGTTAACAATTATGTACTCAAAAACTATAGGCATTAACTATATCGCACAGAACTTAGTAACTAGTGTAGATTCATTCCCTATTATGGCAGTACCCTTCTTTATTTTAGCAGGAGAGCTTATGGGTGCTGGAGGTATTTCTAGAAGACTTCTTAACACAGTTAATGTATTTTTTGGAAGAATTACTGGCGGTCTTGCAATTGTTACCGTTGTAGTATGTATGTTCTTTGCAGCTATTTCAGGTTCTGGACCTGCAACAGTTGCTGCTATCGGTGGTATGGTTGTACCAACAATGTTACAAAAGGGCTATGATAGAAGGTTTACATTAGCATTAGTTGCTGCAGCAGGAAGTATTGGTGTTATTATTCCACCAAGTATTCCAATGGTTATTTACAGTGTTTCTACAGGTAATTCAATAAGCGCTCTGTTTATGGCAGGATTTATTCCAGGTATATTAATTGGTCTTGGATTAATTGGATGGGCGTTTTATTATTCAAAAAAGATGGGTTACAAAGGTGACGAAACACCATTCACATGGAAGCGTGCAGGACGTGAATTATGGGACTCAAAGTGGGCCCTTATCAGTCCTATAATCGTTCTTGGTGGTATATATGGCGGTGTTTTCACACCCACCGAGGCAGCAGCTGTTTCCGTAATTTATAGCTTTATAGTCGGAGTATTTGTATATAAAGAGTTAACCTTTAAAGATTCGTTTCGTGTTATAAGAGAGGCTGCTTTAACAACTGGTACAATTCTCGTTGTTATTGGATGTGCATCTGCATTTACTAAGATATTGACAATAGCACGTGTACCAATGGCTATAGCCGAGGGTATGACAAGCCTTACAAGCAATCCTATTATTATAATGCTGCTGATAAATATAATGTTATTGATTGTTGGTTGTTTCATGGATACATTAGTTGCTATTATGATATTAGCACCAATATTCTTACCCGTCGTAAAAGCAGTTGGTATTGACCCTATACACTTTGGGATTATTATGGTTGTTAACTTGGCAATCGGCTTTATCACGCCGCCACTTGGTGTTAATCTTTTCGTTGCAGCCAGAGTTGGAAAAACTAAGCTAGACGAGGTAGTAAGGGGTATAGGACCATTTGTGATTGTAATGATTCTATTACTGATGCTTATAACCTATATTCCTCAAATTTCATTATTCCTACCTAATTTATTTAAGTAA
- a CDS encoding TRAP transporter small permease produces the protein MLKFLDKHLEDYILVAFMAIMSVVIFFQVIMRYVFRSSLTWSEELARYLFVWIVYFAISYAVKERKHIKIEAALYLMPKNVRPYMPIIGDIIVFVFSAFIIVTSWEIVLRQASGGQISPAMRIPMQYIYAAPFVGFTLTAFRTIQVIILRIKNLKSGVEMHD, from the coding sequence GTGTTGAAATTTTTAGACAAACATCTTGAGGATTACATCCTAGTTGCTTTTATGGCTATTATGAGTGTTGTCATTTTCTTCCAGGTGATAATGCGCTATGTATTTCGCTCATCCCTTACATGGTCGGAAGAGTTAGCAAGATATTTATTTGTGTGGATTGTTTACTTTGCAATAAGCTATGCGGTAAAGGAACGCAAGCACATTAAAATTGAAGCAGCATTGTATCTGATGCCGAAGAATGTACGACCTTATATGCCTATTATCGGCGACATAATTGTTTTTGTTTTTTCAGCATTCATTATAGTAACATCATGGGAGATTGTTCTAAGGCAGGCTTCTGGCGGCCAGATATCTCCTGCCATGAGAATACCTATGCAGTACATCTATGCAGCACCATTTGTAGGTTTTACACTTACTGCTTTTAGAACGATACAAGTAATTATATTGAGAATCAAGAATCTTAAATCGGGGGTTGAAATGCATGATTAG
- a CDS encoding DctP family TRAP transporter solute-binding subunit, with protein sequence MLKKVIAFTLVLGLIGSILVGCGQKGADSAGNTQDAITLKFALGTAQSAKDMAVKFKEIVEKNSNGAIKINIHPDNSLGGDRELIEGAQFGNIDIVMVSSTPLSSFYKNLYIYDIPFLFTNREQAYKVLDGEIGKKIGDGLESKGLKFLAYNENGFRNLTTSNRAIKTPDDAKGLKLRVMENEVHIAAWKALNANPTPMAFTELFTALQQRTVDGQDNPSELIYANKFHEVQKYLIRTEHVYTPYVIVMNKDKFNGLTDEQEKIIMDAMKEATVYQRGQAKKYDQESIEKIKAAKTTEVIELTESEKKAFQEKMEPVFDLVKSKIDNPEYLDEVIAAIKK encoded by the coding sequence ATGTTAAAGAAGGTTATTGCATTCACACTTGTTTTGGGATTAATTGGTTCTATATTGGTTGGTTGTGGACAGAAGGGTGCGGATTCAGCAGGAAATACACAGGACGCAATTACATTAAAATTCGCATTAGGTACAGCTCAGTCGGCAAAAGATATGGCAGTGAAATTTAAAGAAATAGTTGAAAAGAATTCAAACGGCGCTATAAAAATAAATATTCATCCAGACAACTCCTTAGGTGGAGACAGAGAGCTTATAGAAGGAGCTCAGTTTGGTAATATTGATATAGTAATGGTTTCATCAACGCCACTATCTTCTTTCTATAAAAATCTTTATATTTATGATATTCCTTTCTTATTTACAAACAGAGAACAAGCATATAAAGTGCTTGATGGAGAAATTGGTAAGAAAATTGGGGACGGCTTAGAAAGCAAAGGATTAAAATTCCTTGCATATAATGAGAATGGTTTTAGAAACTTAACAACAAGCAATAGAGCGATAAAAACACCTGATGATGCTAAGGGATTAAAACTTAGAGTTATGGAGAACGAAGTTCATATAGCTGCTTGGAAAGCATTGAATGCTAATCCAACACCTATGGCCTTTACTGAATTATTTACTGCTTTACAGCAACGTACTGTTGACGGACAAGACAACCCATCAGAGCTTATTTATGCTAACAAATTCCATGAAGTACAAAAATACTTAATCAGAACAGAACACGTTTATACGCCATACGTAATCGTAATGAATAAAGACAAATTTAACGGACTCACAGATGAGCAAGAGAAAATAATCATGGATGCAATGAAAGAAGCTACTGTTTACCAAAGAGGACAAGCTAAGAAATACGATCAAGAATCTATTGAAAAAATTAAAGCAGCTAAAACCACAGAGGTTATTGAACTAACAGAAAGTGAAAAGAAAGCATTCCAAGAAAAAATGGAGCCCGTATTTGATTTAGTAAAGAGTAAAATTGACAATCCTGAATATTTGGATGAAGTAATAGCCGCTATTAAAAAATAG
- a CDS encoding phosphoglycerate dehydrogenase, translated as MTKKVLITSRSFGQISDEPINILKDAGFEITFAGKDFNQEEFARIIPDYDALIIGAHKFYPEDMERCTKLKIICKHGAGLDNIDLEKAKELGITVTNAPGTNSNAVADLAFGMMLACARRIVLTNNRVHNGEWKPAIGTDVYNKTLGLIGFGAIAKNVARRAKGFSMKVLAYDPFVTEVPEEFDHVRLCDIKEVIENCDFLSLHLPLNDQTLNLISKKEIASMKEGAYIINTARGGIVNEQDLYDAVVSGHIAGAALDVTVDEPIKEDNPLLTLPNVIITSHIGMYTKEAISAVSIICAKNVAAKFNNDELNFVVV; from the coding sequence ATGACTAAAAAGGTTCTGATTACATCACGATCTTTTGGGCAAATAAGTGATGAGCCTATTAATATTTTAAAGGATGCAGGATTTGAAATAACATTTGCTGGAAAAGATTTTAACCAAGAAGAATTTGCAAGAATTATTCCTGATTATGATGCACTTATTATTGGTGCACATAAATTTTATCCTGAGGATATGGAACGTTGTACTAAGCTTAAAATCATATGTAAGCATGGTGCAGGGCTTGATAACATAGACTTAGAAAAGGCAAAGGAGCTGGGAATCACAGTGACAAATGCACCGGGAACAAATTCTAATGCTGTTGCAGATTTAGCTTTTGGTATGATGCTTGCTTGTGCTCGAAGAATAGTACTTACTAATAATAGGGTACACAACGGTGAGTGGAAGCCTGCTATAGGTACTGATGTTTATAATAAAACTCTTGGCTTGATCGGTTTCGGGGCTATTGCAAAGAACGTTGCACGCAGAGCAAAAGGCTTTAGCATGAAGGTGCTTGCTTATGATCCTTTTGTAACGGAAGTACCGGAGGAATTTGATCATGTGAGGCTTTGCGATATTAAAGAAGTAATTGAAAATTGTGACTTTTTATCTCTTCATTTGCCTTTAAATGACCAGACACTTAATTTAATTTCAAAAAAAGAAATTGCAAGCATGAAGGAGGGAGCATATATTATAAACACTGCAAGAGGTGGTATTGTTAATGAGCAAGATTTATATGATGCAGTTGTTTCAGGGCATATTGCGGGAGCGGCACTTGATGTTACTGTTGATGAGCCGATTAAGGAAGATAACCCCTTATTGACTTTACCTAATGTGATTATAACATCTCATATTGGAATGTATACCAAAGAAGCAATTTCTGCTGTAAGTATAATTTGTGCAAAGAATGTTGCAGCAAAATTCAATAATGATGAATTGAATTTTGTAGTAGTATAA